In Hydrogenovibrio thermophilus, the following are encoded in one genomic region:
- the argB gene encoding acetylglutamate kinase has translation MRVQNTMNLNKAQAQNIASVLAEALPYIQRFAGKTIVVKYGGNAMTEESLKNGFARDIVLMKLVGMNPVVVHGGGPQIGNLLERVGKESEFIQGMRVTDSETMDIVEMVLGGMVNKEIVNLIHQHKGNAVGLTGKDGNLIQARKLEMTTFNESLNAPELIDLGHVGEVVRINTKVLDMLIQDDFIPVIAPVGVDYEGHSYNINADLVAGKVAEALQAEKLMLLTNTPGLLDKQGELLTGLNASTVDALIQDGTIYGGMLPKIQCALDAVQSGVKSAHIIDGRVEHAVMLEVFTDEGVGTLITSR, from the coding sequence ATGAGAGTTCAGAACACCATGAATTTAAATAAAGCTCAAGCTCAGAACATCGCTTCCGTTCTTGCGGAGGCCTTGCCTTATATTCAACGATTTGCCGGTAAAACCATCGTGGTGAAATATGGTGGCAACGCCATGACGGAAGAGTCGTTGAAAAACGGCTTTGCACGTGACATTGTTTTGATGAAGCTGGTGGGCATGAACCCGGTGGTGGTGCATGGCGGCGGCCCGCAAATCGGCAACCTGTTGGAGAGAGTGGGTAAGGAATCCGAATTCATCCAGGGGATGCGTGTAACCGATTCGGAAACCATGGACATCGTGGAAATGGTGTTAGGCGGCATGGTCAATAAAGAAATCGTTAACCTCATTCACCAACACAAGGGGAATGCCGTGGGGTTGACCGGCAAGGACGGTAATTTGATTCAGGCCCGTAAACTGGAAATGACGACCTTTAACGAATCCTTGAATGCGCCGGAGTTAATTGATTTGGGGCATGTCGGTGAAGTGGTGCGCATCAATACCAAGGTCTTGGATATGTTGATTCAGGACGATTTTATTCCGGTCATCGCACCGGTCGGGGTCGACTACGAAGGTCATTCCTATAACATCAATGCCGATTTGGTGGCGGGCAAGGTCGCGGAAGCACTGCAAGCCGAGAAATTGATGTTGTTGACCAATACCCCGGGCTTGTTGGACAAGCAAGGTGAATTGCTCACCGGGTTGAATGCCAGCACGGTGGATGCGTTGATTCAAGACGGAACCATTTACGGCGGTATGCTGCCGAAAATCCAGTGTGCACTGGATGCGGTGCAGAGTGGCGTGAAATCGGCACACATTATCGACGGGCGTGTCGAACATGCGGTGATGCTGGAAGTCTTCACCGATGAAGGTGTCGGCACCTTAATCACTTCGCGATAG
- a CDS encoding YbjN domain-containing protein codes for MRLLVLLLTATMLVTGCESLSKQPSSPQDDVMIDLKNKNNADATKILSNVLQDNGYTVRKVSQDQFIVTYNQHNYILEPKLMKNSLSRIVVSRLFEIKEEYQHSPKLFVLVTSLNRDLNFAKFSILPGNRAGHVQTAITFAHETVSLDEIKQFIAWFDDSLAEVKQMVPREALDMIKHTSRQ; via the coding sequence ATGCGACTCCTCGTCTTACTTCTGACGGCCACAATGCTCGTCACCGGCTGCGAAAGCCTTTCCAAACAACCGTCTTCTCCGCAAGATGACGTCATGATTGACCTCAAAAACAAAAACAATGCCGATGCCACCAAAATTCTGTCCAATGTCTTGCAAGATAACGGCTACACCGTGCGCAAAGTCTCCCAGGATCAATTCATCGTGACCTATAACCAGCATAATTACATTCTGGAACCGAAATTGATGAAAAACAGCTTGAGCCGCATAGTGGTCAGCCGTTTGTTTGAAATCAAAGAAGAGTATCAACACTCGCCGAAACTGTTTGTTCTCGTGACCTCCTTGAACCGCGATCTGAACTTTGCCAAATTCTCGATTCTGCCCGGTAACCGGGCCGGCCATGTGCAAACCGCCATCACCTTCGCCCACGAAACCGTATCATTGGATGAAATCAAGCAATTCATTGCCTGGTTCGACGACAGCTTGGCGGAAGTCAAACAGATGGTTCCGCGCGAAGCGCTGGACATGATCAAGCACACCTCCCGCCAGTAA
- a CDS encoding YajQ family cyclic di-GMP-binding protein produces the protein MPSFDIVSELDQHELTNAVDQANKEVTTRYDFKGTGSSFELKDSMVTMKTESDFQLQQMLDILIQKANRRGIDVKCMDVKDPDIQLKSAKQVVEMKEGLDAALAKKIIKAIKDSKLKVQAAKQEDSIRVTGKKRDDLQGVMQLLKGMEDLEMPLQFNNFRD, from the coding sequence ATGCCTTCATTCGACATCGTTTCCGAATTGGACCAACATGAACTGACCAATGCCGTGGACCAAGCCAATAAAGAAGTGACCACCCGCTATGACTTCAAGGGAACCGGTTCCAGTTTCGAGCTGAAGGATTCCATGGTGACCATGAAAACCGAGTCCGACTTTCAGTTGCAGCAGATGTTGGACATTTTGATTCAAAAAGCCAATCGCCGTGGCATCGATGTGAAATGCATGGACGTCAAAGATCCGGACATTCAGTTGAAATCCGCCAAACAGGTAGTGGAGATGAAAGAAGGTTTGGATGCGGCCTTGGCGAAAAAAATCATTAAAGCCATTAAGGATTCCAAGTTGAAAGTGCAAGCGGCCAAGCAGGAAGACAGCATTCGTGTGACCGGTAAAAAACGCGATGACCTGCAAGGGGTGATGCAGTTGTTGAAAGGCATGGAAGACCTGGAAATGCCATTACAGTTTAATAATTTCCGCGATTGA
- a CDS encoding aminotransferase class I/II-fold pyridoxal phosphate-dependent enzyme, whose amino-acid sequence MKSSSSEPYPIADTARQIQPFHVMKILGEAKALEAQGRDIIHMEIGEPDFSSLPQVHDAVQQAMNAEQTHYTPTLGLPELRTALSDFYQNFYGAEVPSERIMLTPGSSSGLQLLLTALLNPKDKVLMPDPAYPCNREFVRLLQGQLISVPVTESTRYQLTLSSLKSHWQDGIKVVMVASPSNPTGTVIEADELVAMAEFAAQKGAYLLVDEIYQGLVYDRPAESILSRCAHLENVLVINSFSKFFCMTGWRLGWLVAPDFLIPTLERLGQNLFLSAPTLSQYGALAVLKPDALAELERRRQTFQQRRDALMDAMQSAGFAPRLCPDGAFYLYWDISAFSDDAEAFCLELLHETGVALTPGTDFGDYRAKQHVRLAYTNDEATLLRAVDKLKGALLKRAPLSDTPN is encoded by the coding sequence ATGAAATCATCCTCATCAGAACCTTACCCGATTGCGGACACCGCCCGCCAGATTCAACCGTTTCACGTCATGAAAATTCTCGGCGAGGCCAAAGCCCTTGAAGCGCAAGGACGCGACATCATTCACATGGAAATCGGCGAGCCGGATTTCAGCTCTCTACCGCAGGTACATGATGCCGTACAACAGGCGATGAATGCCGAACAAACGCATTACACCCCCACACTCGGCTTACCGGAGCTGCGCACAGCCCTATCGGACTTCTACCAAAACTTCTACGGCGCCGAAGTACCGTCAGAACGCATTATGCTCACCCCGGGCTCATCCAGCGGGTTACAACTGTTGTTGACCGCCTTGCTGAACCCCAAAGACAAGGTCTTGATGCCCGACCCGGCCTATCCTTGCAACCGCGAATTCGTGCGACTGCTGCAAGGCCAGCTCATCAGCGTGCCCGTCACCGAAAGCACCCGTTACCAGCTGACGTTATCGTCACTGAAATCTCATTGGCAAGACGGCATCAAAGTGGTGATGGTCGCCAGCCCTTCCAACCCCACCGGCACGGTTATTGAAGCCGATGAGCTGGTGGCCATGGCCGAGTTCGCGGCGCAAAAAGGTGCCTATTTGTTGGTGGATGAAATCTATCAGGGCTTGGTGTATGACCGTCCCGCCGAATCCATTCTGAGCCGCTGCGCCCACTTGGAGAATGTATTGGTCATCAACTCCTTCTCGAAATTTTTCTGCATGACCGGCTGGCGCCTGGGCTGGTTAGTGGCGCCGGATTTTCTAATACCGACATTGGAACGCTTGGGTCAAAACCTCTTCCTGTCCGCACCGACCCTATCACAATACGGCGCTTTAGCGGTTCTAAAACCGGACGCACTGGCCGAGCTGGAGCGACGGCGCCAAACCTTCCAACAGCGTCGCGACGCCTTGATGGACGCCATGCAATCGGCTGGGTTCGCACCGCGACTCTGTCCGGATGGGGCCTTTTATCTGTACTGGGATATTTCCGCGTTCAGCGACGATGCCGAAGCCTTTTGCCTGGAACTGCTGCATGAAACCGGTGTCGCCCTGACCCCCGGCACCGACTTCGGCGACTATCGCGCTAAACAACATGTCCGCCTTGCCTACACCAACGATGAAGCAACCCTGTTACGTGCCGTGGACAAACTAAAAGGGGCGCTCCTCAAGCGGGCGCCCCTTTCAGATACACCGAATTGA
- a CDS encoding HDOD domain-containing protein: MEQRLRGAIKAIQGVKIPDLPKEIMELDSALSSKFPNNQQITEIIESNTKLSGEVIRIVNSPIMKLKTPVKSIREAVDVLGYNNLKNLVLSAAIQNLFNTREVQEIIEHSKDTAFCCAELSEYVHGVSRDEAYLLGLFHNGGCLLLATKDPENYLKVFSLINTNPVSGVQKEIERYGSAHTDIGILIGQKWKLPVEMLNVIMLHHMSHSNIGQEKVRGMMAMVKIANVIVNEVSFGAYMTEEARQYLAEAQEELMLSNESINELRRVLIGST, from the coding sequence ATGGAGCAACGACTCAGAGGGGCGATAAAAGCCATTCAGGGAGTGAAAATTCCCGACCTACCGAAAGAAATCATGGAGTTGGATTCCGCACTCTCCAGCAAATTTCCCAATAACCAGCAAATCACCGAAATCATCGAAAGCAACACCAAGCTTTCCGGCGAAGTCATTCGTATCGTTAATTCCCCGATCATGAAGTTGAAAACGCCGGTCAAATCGATTCGGGAAGCGGTCGATGTGTTGGGTTATAACAACTTGAAAAACCTGGTGTTATCCGCGGCCATTCAAAACTTGTTCAATACCCGTGAGGTTCAGGAAATCATCGAGCATTCCAAAGATACGGCTTTTTGTTGTGCCGAACTGTCGGAATACGTGCATGGCGTCTCGCGTGACGAAGCTTACTTGCTAGGTTTGTTCCATAATGGGGGTTGCTTGTTGTTGGCGACCAAAGATCCTGAAAATTACCTTAAAGTGTTTTCGTTGATTAACACCAACCCGGTCAGTGGGGTGCAAAAAGAAATCGAGCGTTACGGTTCGGCGCATACCGATATCGGTATTTTGATTGGCCAGAAGTGGAAGTTGCCGGTGGAAATGCTGAATGTGATTATGTTGCACCACATGTCGCACTCCAATATCGGTCAGGAAAAAGTGCGTGGCATGATGGCGATGGTTAAAATCGCCAATGTCATCGTCAATGAAGTCTCGTTTGGGGCCTATATGACCGAAGAAGCCCGTCAGTACTTGGCTGAAGCGCAAGAAGAGTTAATGTTGTCGAACGAATCCATTAATGAGTTGCGACGTGTATTGATTGGTTCGACTTGA
- a CDS encoding phosphomannomutase/phosphoglucomutase, whose translation MAHVDPRIFRTYDIRGIVDQAMTEETVYYVGQALGSEMLAAGEAQIVLGRDGRLSGERFAHLMSEGLRSTGVKVIDLGAVMTPMVYFAAETLPGGHSCVVITGSHNPPDYNGIKMVIDGVTLYGEHIQKLLQRIQNDDFVESARPGDYQTYDIFPAYRERILSGIALKRPLKVVVDAGNGIAGAFAPEIIEALGCDVTAIFCEVDGTFPNHHPDPAKLKNLQDLAEKVVALEADVGLAFDGDGDRCGVVDNRGEPLYPDRQMMLYAQDVLTRQPGAEVIYDIKCTALLPKVIEAAGGRATMWKTGHSYMKAKMRESGAALGGEVSGHMFFKERWYGFDDGVYTAARMLEILSAQSQTAAELFAALPNAYNTPEIDIPFEEGQHYAFMDKIKAVADFSDAKVFDLDGLRVDFDDGWGLIRPSNTSPVIVLRFEGETPEALARIQQRFKALMLAVEPTLRLPF comes from the coding sequence ATGGCTCACGTTGACCCGCGTATCTTTCGGACTTACGACATCCGTGGCATTGTCGACCAAGCCATGACCGAGGAAACGGTCTATTATGTCGGGCAGGCGCTGGGTTCGGAAATGTTGGCCGCCGGCGAGGCGCAGATCGTGCTCGGCCGCGACGGACGTTTGTCCGGTGAACGCTTTGCGCATTTGATGTCGGAAGGGTTGCGTTCGACCGGCGTCAAGGTGATTGATCTCGGTGCGGTCATGACGCCGATGGTGTATTTCGCCGCTGAGACCTTGCCCGGCGGGCATTCCTGTGTAGTCATTACCGGCTCCCATAATCCACCGGACTACAATGGCATCAAAATGGTCATTGATGGCGTCACGCTTTATGGCGAACACATCCAAAAACTGCTGCAACGTATTCAAAACGACGATTTTGTCGAATCCGCCAGGCCTGGCGATTATCAGACCTACGACATCTTTCCGGCCTACCGTGAGCGTATCCTTTCCGGTATCGCGTTAAAACGCCCTTTAAAAGTGGTGGTGGATGCCGGTAACGGCATTGCCGGCGCCTTTGCACCGGAGATTATCGAAGCCTTGGGGTGCGATGTGACGGCGATTTTTTGTGAGGTGGACGGCACCTTCCCGAATCACCATCCCGACCCGGCGAAATTGAAGAATTTGCAAGACCTGGCTGAAAAAGTCGTTGCGTTGGAGGCCGATGTGGGTTTGGCATTTGATGGCGATGGTGATCGGTGTGGCGTGGTGGATAATCGCGGAGAACCTTTGTATCCGGACCGGCAAATGATGTTGTACGCACAGGATGTGTTAACCCGCCAGCCGGGTGCGGAAGTGATTTACGATATCAAATGCACGGCCTTGTTGCCGAAGGTCATTGAAGCGGCAGGCGGTCGCGCCACCATGTGGAAAACCGGGCATTCCTATATGAAGGCCAAAATGCGCGAATCCGGCGCGGCGTTGGGCGGTGAAGTGTCCGGCCATATGTTTTTCAAGGAGCGTTGGTATGGATTTGACGACGGGGTTTACACCGCCGCCCGCATGCTGGAAATCTTGTCCGCTCAGTCGCAAACCGCCGCCGAGCTATTCGCGGCGCTGCCGAATGCCTATAACACGCCGGAAATCGATATTCCGTTTGAAGAAGGGCAGCATTATGCCTTTATGGACAAAATCAAAGCCGTAGCCGATTTCAGCGATGCCAAGGTGTTTGACTTGGACGGTTTACGGGTCGATTTCGACGATGGCTGGGGGCTAATTCGGCCTTCCAATACGTCGCCGGTAATCGTCTTGCGGTTTGAAGGGGAAACGCCGGAAGCGCTGGCCCGGATTCAGCAGCGTTTCAAAGCGCTGATGTTGGCGGTCGAGCCGACGTTGAGGCTACCGTTTTAA
- the dut gene encoding dUTP diphosphatase, whose translation MTMQVQYKILDPRLGNEIELPTYGTRGSAGLDLRACIDEAMTIEPGQTVLIPTGMAIHLDDPGLAAMLLPRSGLGHKHGIVLGNLVGLIDSDYQGPLMVSCWNRSDQAYRIEVGERIAQMVIVPVLQPVFTQVEEFGDATERGEGGFGHTGTH comes from the coding sequence ATGACCATGCAAGTGCAATACAAAATTCTCGACCCGCGTCTGGGGAATGAAATCGAACTGCCGACTTACGGCACACGCGGTTCCGCCGGATTGGACTTGCGTGCTTGTATTGACGAGGCCATGACCATCGAGCCGGGGCAAACGGTGTTGATTCCGACCGGGATGGCGATTCATTTGGATGACCCCGGATTGGCCGCGATGTTGTTGCCGCGTTCGGGGCTTGGGCATAAACATGGTATTGTGCTTGGCAATTTGGTGGGACTGATCGACTCCGATTATCAAGGTCCTTTGATGGTTTCCTGTTGGAATCGAAGCGATCAAGCCTATAGGATTGAGGTGGGTGAACGCATTGCACAAATGGTGATTGTGCCGGTGTTGCAACCCGTGTTTACCCAAGTCGAGGAATTCGGTGATGCCACCGAGCGCGGTGAAGGCGGTTTTGGGCATACCGGAACACACTGA
- a CDS encoding ZIP family metal transporter, which yields MNELTLILLLTLFAGACIPLGGLLGYFESIRPRWLENELRHAIIAFGGGILVAAVALVLVPEGKEYVQHDLGSVLIFLAGGVFFFMMERFLGLKRREKPQFTAMLLDYLPESLALGGAFALGSPTAPLLALFIGLQNLPEGFNAYRELVAQPGSSKRKILGFMLLLALLGPIIGLLGYTYFAESEALLGAVMLFASGGILYLIFQDIAPQSRMQHHWAPPLGAVLGFCLGLLGQSLVTS from the coding sequence GTGAACGAACTCACTCTGATTTTATTATTGACCTTATTCGCCGGAGCCTGTATTCCACTGGGCGGTCTTTTGGGCTATTTTGAAAGCATCCGGCCGAGATGGCTGGAAAATGAACTGCGCCACGCCATCATCGCTTTCGGTGGCGGTATTCTGGTGGCTGCCGTGGCCTTGGTACTGGTGCCCGAAGGAAAGGAATACGTTCAGCACGACTTGGGAAGCGTGTTGATCTTCTTGGCGGGCGGCGTGTTCTTTTTTATGATGGAACGTTTTTTAGGCTTGAAACGCCGCGAAAAACCGCAGTTTACCGCCATGTTACTCGACTACCTGCCGGAGTCGTTAGCCTTAGGCGGAGCTTTCGCGCTGGGTTCACCGACGGCACCGTTACTGGCACTATTCATCGGCCTGCAAAACCTGCCGGAAGGCTTCAACGCCTACCGTGAACTGGTCGCTCAACCCGGCAGCAGCAAACGCAAAATTCTCGGTTTCATGCTGCTATTGGCTCTATTAGGCCCCATCATCGGCCTGCTGGGCTACACCTATTTTGCCGAAAGTGAAGCCCTGCTCGGTGCCGTGATGCTGTTTGCCTCCGGCGGTATCCTGTATTTGATTTTTCAGGACATCGCACCTCAGTCACGAATGCAACACCATTGGGCACCGCCATTAGGCGCGGTGCTTGGTTTCTGCCTGGGACTGCTGGGGCAAAGCCTGGTTACAAGCTAA
- a CDS encoding BCCT family transporter has protein sequence MNQTTSSDNSPETKPEAAKLNPPVFYTASGLVILLLLYAVVLPTHADNFFGHLQDVIVDNGSWFYVLTVAILLITVVFLGLSRYGDIKLGPDHATPDYSNLTWFSMLFSAGMGIGLMFFGVAEPVMHFLSPPVGEPESVEAARSAMKITFFHWGMHAWAIYAIVALILAFFSYRHGLPLTLRSALYPIIGERIYGPIGHAVDVFAVIGTIFGIATSLGYGVLQMNSGLNYLFDVPVGVWTQVVLIVAVTGLAGISVATGLDKGIRRLSELNMGLAVTLMLLVLFLGSTVFLLQALIQNAGNYVSSIVKETFFLFAYEKTDWIGGWTILYWAWWLAWAPFVGLFIARVSRGRTIREFATGVLFVPVGFSMMWFTFFGNSAIDMIMNQGMASLGEVVSEDVAIALFAFLGHFPFGDILSFIAILMVVIFFVTSADSGALVVNMLCSNGRDDTPLWQRLYWVIGVGLIAAILLLAGGLGALQTMTIASALPFSLVLLVATYGLIMALRVDLAKRESLQMNVSPAPSALDDNWKQRLHNIVDYPSKTVVSRYIRTVAKQACDEVTRELQTQGLDAVVELDSERDRVKLNVRHGDETDFVYEVRSRSHLKPEFTQVELPEDEMDETAHYYRAEIHLQEGGQDYDVMGWSKQAIIQDIIDHYHKHMHFLHVLR, from the coding sequence ATGAATCAAACGACATCGTCAGACAATTCGCCAGAGACAAAGCCGGAAGCCGCCAAACTCAATCCGCCGGTTTTTTATACCGCATCAGGCCTGGTCATTTTATTGCTGCTTTATGCGGTGGTATTGCCGACCCACGCGGACAATTTTTTCGGGCACTTGCAAGATGTGATTGTCGATAACGGCAGCTGGTTTTATGTTTTAACGGTAGCGATTCTGCTCATCACGGTGGTGTTCCTGGGGCTGTCGCGTTATGGCGATATCAAGCTCGGGCCGGATCACGCCACGCCCGACTATTCCAACCTGACCTGGTTTTCAATGTTGTTTTCCGCCGGGATGGGCATCGGCCTGATGTTTTTCGGGGTCGCGGAACCGGTGATGCACTTTTTATCACCGCCGGTTGGCGAACCGGAAAGTGTTGAAGCGGCGCGCAGTGCGATGAAAATCACCTTTTTCCATTGGGGGATGCACGCCTGGGCGATTTATGCCATCGTCGCGTTGATATTGGCGTTTTTCAGCTACCGACACGGTTTGCCGTTGACACTGCGTTCGGCACTTTACCCGATTATCGGTGAGCGTATTTATGGGCCGATTGGGCATGCGGTGGATGTCTTCGCCGTGATCGGCACCATCTTCGGGATTGCCACGTCGCTCGGCTATGGGGTGCTGCAGATGAACAGTGGTTTGAATTACCTGTTCGATGTGCCGGTCGGCGTCTGGACACAGGTGGTGTTGATTGTCGCTGTGACCGGTTTGGCCGGCATTTCGGTGGCGACCGGGTTGGATAAAGGCATTCGTCGTCTGTCGGAATTGAATATGGGGCTGGCCGTCACCTTGATGTTGTTGGTACTGTTTTTAGGGTCCACGGTGTTTTTGTTGCAGGCGTTGATTCAAAATGCCGGGAATTATGTGTCCAGCATCGTCAAAGAGACATTTTTCTTGTTTGCGTATGAAAAAACCGATTGGATTGGCGGTTGGACCATCCTTTACTGGGCCTGGTGGCTGGCCTGGGCACCGTTTGTGGGGTTGTTCATTGCACGGGTGTCGCGCGGGCGCACCATTCGTGAATTTGCAACCGGCGTGCTGTTCGTGCCGGTGGGCTTCAGTATGATGTGGTTTACCTTTTTCGGGAACTCGGCCATCGACATGATTATGAACCAGGGCATGGCGAGCTTAGGCGAAGTGGTGTCTGAAGATGTCGCCATTGCCTTGTTCGCGTTCCTGGGGCATTTTCCGTTTGGCGATATTTTGTCCTTTATCGCCATTTTGATGGTGGTGATCTTTTTCGTCACCTCGGCAGATTCCGGAGCGCTGGTGGTTAATATGCTGTGTTCCAACGGGCGGGATGACACGCCGCTTTGGCAGCGACTTTATTGGGTCATCGGTGTGGGGCTGATTGCCGCGATTCTCTTGTTGGCCGGTGGGCTGGGAGCGCTGCAAACCATGACCATTGCCAGTGCCTTGCCGTTCTCGCTGGTACTGTTGGTCGCGACCTATGGCCTGATTATGGCGTTACGGGTGGATTTGGCGAAACGCGAAAGCTTGCAAATGAATGTGTCGCCGGCACCGTCCGCCTTGGACGATAACTGGAAGCAACGCTTGCATAATATTGTCGATTATCCGAGTAAAACCGTCGTCAGCCGTTACATTCGTACCGTGGCGAAACAGGCCTGTGACGAAGTGACCCGGGAGTTGCAGACGCAAGGACTCGACGCGGTGGTGGAGCTGGATTCGGAGCGAGATCGGGTGAAACTGAATGTCCGGCACGGGGACGAAACCGATTTTGTTTATGAGGTTCGCAGCCGTTCGCACTTGAAACCGGAGTTCACGCAAGTGGAGTTACCGGAAGATGAAATGGACGAAACCGCGCATTATTACCGGGCGGAGATTCATTTGCAGGAAGGCGGTCAGGATTATGACGTCATGGGTTGGTCGAAACAAGCGATCATCCAAGACATTATTGATCACTACCACAAGCACATGCACTTCCTGCATGTCTTGCGTTGA
- a CDS encoding HD domain-containing phosphohydrolase translates to MFRDQIHETNILVIDDQQMNLDLVRDLLDVEGFRHVHTTKDPLQLSLLLNQLDIDLVLLDINMPILDGFACLALIKQHFTVDSVPPVIMLTAQNDQDNRVKALRGGASDYVMKPFNRYELLKRIEIQLENWLMKKMLRQQNKMLEKKVWERTKALEDAHHEIIYRLGRAAEYRDNETGNHVKRVSFYSEKIALKAGLGKNKAHMIRIASPMHDVGKIGISDEIMLKPGKLSDDEYFEMQRHVEIGAEILEGHDSEVLRIAYEIALTHHEKYNGKGYPKGLLGEDIPISGRIVAIADVFDALTSERPYKKAWSVEKAVHLIESEKGEHFDPYLVECFIAILPQILEIKAAYADADNA, encoded by the coding sequence ATGTTTAGGGATCAAATTCACGAGACGAATATTCTGGTCATTGACGACCAGCAAATGAACCTAGATTTGGTGCGGGATTTGTTGGATGTTGAGGGGTTTCGCCATGTCCATACCACTAAGGATCCGTTGCAGTTGAGCCTATTGTTAAATCAGCTCGACATTGACTTGGTGTTGCTGGATATCAATATGCCGATATTGGATGGATTTGCGTGCTTGGCATTGATTAAACAGCATTTCACCGTCGACAGCGTGCCGCCGGTCATTATGCTGACGGCACAAAATGACCAGGATAACCGTGTGAAAGCGTTGAGAGGCGGTGCCAGCGATTATGTGATGAAACCGTTCAATCGTTATGAGCTGTTAAAGCGTATCGAAATTCAGCTGGAAAATTGGTTGATGAAAAAGATGTTGCGCCAACAGAATAAAATGTTGGAAAAAAAGGTCTGGGAAAGAACCAAAGCCTTGGAAGATGCGCATCACGAAATCATTTATCGGCTTGGGCGGGCAGCCGAATACCGTGATAACGAAACCGGAAACCATGTTAAACGGGTCAGTTTTTATTCCGAAAAAATCGCCTTGAAGGCCGGCCTGGGTAAAAACAAGGCGCATATGATTCGGATTGCCTCGCCGATGCACGATGTCGGTAAGATCGGGATTTCCGACGAAATCATGTTGAAACCGGGCAAGTTGTCCGACGACGAATACTTTGAAATGCAGCGTCATGTGGAAATCGGGGCGGAAATTCTTGAAGGGCACGATTCGGAAGTGTTGAGAATCGCTTATGAAATCGCGCTGACGCATCATGAAAAATACAATGGCAAGGGCTATCCCAAAGGATTGCTGGGGGAGGATATTCCCATCTCCGGACGAATTGTCGCCATCGCCGATGTCTTTGACGCCCTAACCTCCGAGCGCCCTTACAAAAAAGCCTGGAGTGTTGAAAAAGCGGTGCACCTTATCGAGTCCGAGAAAGGAGAGCATTTCGACCCCTACCTGGTGGAGTGTTTTATCGCAATATTGCCGCAGATTCTGGAAATCAAAGCGGCGTATGCCGATGCCGATAATGCCTGA